A window of the Kosakonia sp. BYX6 genome harbors these coding sequences:
- the ytfT gene encoding galactofuranose ABC transporter, ATP-binding protein YtfT encodes MMPQSLGQTTPKRRFNWPTGTPQLIALLLVLLVDSLVAPHFYQVVLQDGRLFGSPIDILNRAAPVALLAIGMTLVIATGGIDLSVGAVMAIAGATAASLTVAGHSLTVVLLAALATGVLAGLWNGILVAILKIQPFVATLILMVAGRGIAQLITSGQIVTFNAPSLAWIGSGSLLLFPTPVIIALVTLILFWLFTRKTALGMFIEAVGINIRAAKNAGVNTRIVVMLTYVLSGVCAAIAGVIVAADIRGADANNAGLWLELDAILAVVIGGGSLMGGRFNLVLSVVGALIIQGMNTGILLSGFQPELNQVVKAVVVMCVLVVQSPRFIALLKGVRGHDKT; translated from the coding sequence GTGATGCCTCAATCATTGGGCCAGACGACGCCGAAGCGCCGCTTTAACTGGCCGACCGGGACACCGCAACTGATAGCGCTGCTACTGGTGTTGTTGGTGGACAGCCTGGTCGCGCCGCACTTCTACCAGGTGGTGCTGCAAGATGGCCGCCTGTTCGGCAGCCCCATCGACATTCTCAACCGCGCCGCGCCCGTCGCGCTGCTGGCGATCGGCATGACGCTGGTGATTGCCACTGGCGGCATTGATCTCTCCGTTGGCGCGGTGATGGCGATCGCTGGCGCCACGGCGGCGTCATTAACCGTTGCCGGGCACAGCCTGACGGTGGTGCTGCTGGCGGCGCTGGCAACGGGCGTGCTGGCCGGTTTGTGGAACGGCATTCTGGTGGCGATCCTCAAAATTCAGCCCTTCGTCGCCACGCTGATTTTGATGGTCGCCGGGCGCGGCATCGCGCAATTGATTACCTCCGGGCAGATTGTCACCTTTAACGCGCCGTCGCTGGCGTGGATCGGCAGCGGCTCGCTGTTGCTGTTCCCGACGCCGGTGATCATCGCGCTGGTGACGCTGATTCTGTTCTGGCTGTTTACCCGCAAAACCGCGCTCGGCATGTTTATCGAAGCGGTGGGCATTAACATTCGCGCGGCGAAAAATGCCGGGGTGAACACGCGCATTGTGGTGATGCTGACCTACGTGCTGAGCGGCGTTTGCGCGGCGATTGCCGGGGTGATTGTCGCGGCGGATATTCGCGGTGCGGACGCCAACAACGCCGGATTGTGGCTGGAGCTGGACGCCATTCTGGCAGTGGTGATCGGCGGTGGTTCGTTGATGGGCGGGCGCTTTAACCTTGTGCTTTCGGTGGTGGGCGCGCTGATTATTCAGGGCATGAACACCGGCATATTGCTCTCCGGTTTCCAGCCGGAACTCAACCAGGTGGTAAAAGCGGTAGTGGTAATGTGCGTGCTGGTGGTTCAGTCGCCGCGCTTTATCGCGCTGCTTAAAGGAGTGCGCGGGCATGATAAAACGTAA